The proteins below are encoded in one region of Aequorivita iocasae:
- a CDS encoding tetratricopeptide repeat protein, with amino-acid sequence MKKLLYILILLISFSGIAQNETLFEQGKEHYKNGKYQQAITSWMKILDNGEHSAELYFNLGNAQYKLNHIGPSIYYYEKALQLSPNDEDIKNNLAFAENAKIDSIEPLPQAVFSKWYKSIAEVFTFDGWAIAAIIFSIFFVGLFLFYYFAFSERRKRLLFVGSMFAGFLLIASLTMAFFTYGDYSKNQPAIIFASEIEVKTEPTMGSNVAFTLHEGTKVQISAQDGNWFRITLADGKDGWIPASDLKQL; translated from the coding sequence ATGAAAAAGCTACTGTACATACTTATTTTATTGATTTCTTTCTCCGGAATTGCACAAAATGAAACGCTTTTTGAGCAAGGAAAGGAACACTACAAAAACGGAAAATACCAACAGGCCATCACTTCTTGGATGAAAATTTTGGACAATGGCGAACATTCTGCCGAGCTGTATTTCAATCTGGGTAATGCGCAGTATAAACTAAACCATATTGGCCCTAGTATTTATTATTATGAAAAGGCGCTGCAACTTTCACCCAATGACGAAGACATAAAAAACAACCTTGCATTTGCTGAAAATGCGAAGATCGATTCCATTGAACCATTACCGCAGGCGGTTTTTTCAAAATGGTATAAGAGCATTGCTGAGGTTTTTACATTTGATGGCTGGGCAATAGCAGCAATTATTTTTTCAATTTTCTTTGTTGGGCTGTTCCTCTTTTATTACTTTGCTTTTTCTGAAAGAAGAAAACGCTTGCTTTTTGTGGGCTCCATGTTCGCAGGTTTTTTATTAATCGCTTCGTTGACTATGGCTTTTTTCACTTACGGTGATTATTCAAAAAACCAACCTGCTATTATTTTTGCCAGCGAAATAGAAGTTAAAACGGAACCCACCATGGGCAGCAATGTAGCCTTCACGCTCCACGAAGGAACGAAAGTTCAAATTTCTGCACAGGACGGAAATTGGTTTCGTATCACGTTGGCCGATGGAAAAGACGGGTGGATTCCTGCTTCAGATTTAAAACAACTGTAG
- a CDS encoding vWA domain-containing protein: protein MGSNFEFVNPQFFWLFLILPVLVLWYLWKRKQQTASLKISSISGFKSGKNWLARLKPLLFALRLLALSALIVALARPRTVDESTKTKTTRGIDIVMAIDVSASMLARDLKPNRLEALKTVAARFINGRPNDRIGLVEYAGESYTRTPLTSDKSIVLSSLKNIIYNTTIEGGTAIGSGLATAVNRLKESRAKSKVIILLTDGVNNSGFIDPKIASELAVEFGIKVYTIGLGSNGMAMSPIGIRPDGGFQYGNVQVEIDEALLKEIAEKTGGQYFRATSNTKLEQIYEEINKLEKTDIEEFKYTNYNEMFRSWAIFALILIAFEFLLRTTLFKGFL from the coding sequence ATGGGCAGTAATTTCGAATTTGTAAATCCGCAGTTTTTCTGGTTGTTCCTCATACTTCCAGTGCTCGTGTTATGGTATTTATGGAAACGGAAACAGCAAACCGCTTCACTAAAAATCTCCAGCATCAGCGGTTTCAAATCTGGAAAAAATTGGTTGGCGCGTTTAAAACCTTTACTTTTTGCACTTCGCCTTTTAGCCCTTTCTGCATTGATTGTGGCCTTGGCACGCCCTCGCACCGTTGACGAATCTACAAAAACAAAAACTACCCGCGGGATTGATATCGTGATGGCAATAGACGTTTCGGCAAGTATGCTGGCACGCGATTTAAAACCAAACCGTTTGGAAGCTTTGAAAACAGTAGCTGCGCGTTTTATCAATGGTCGCCCAAATGACAGAATTGGATTGGTAGAATATGCTGGTGAGAGTTACACCCGCACGCCGTTAACCAGCGATAAAAGCATCGTGCTTTCTTCCTTGAAGAATATAATCTACAATACCACCATTGAAGGCGGAACTGCAATTGGTTCTGGTTTGGCAACAGCGGTAAACCGTTTAAAGGAAAGCCGTGCAAAAAGCAAAGTGATTATTTTATTGACGGACGGCGTAAACAATTCAGGATTCATCGACCCCAAAATAGCGAGTGAACTTGCGGTGGAATTTGGGATAAAGGTATATACCATTGGTTTGGGAAGCAATGGTATGGCAATGTCACCCATAGGCATTCGTCCAGACGGTGGATTTCAATATGGAAATGTACAAGTTGAAATTGACGAAGCCCTGCTGAAAGAAATTGCTGAAAAAACTGGCGGCCAGTATTTTCGGGCAACTAGCAATACCAAACTGGAGCAGATTTACGAAGAAATCAACAAACTTGAAAAAACAGATATTGAAGAATTCAAATACACAAATTATAACGAAATGTTCCGTTCCTGGGCCATTTTCGCATTGATATTAATTGCGTTTGAGTTTTTGTTGCGAACAACACTATTTAAAGGATTTTTATAA
- a CDS encoding AAA family ATPase, giving the protein MENTNSTFDIGALNEKIERESAFVDVLSMEMNKVIVGQKHMVERLMIGLLGQGHILLEGVPGLAKTLAINTLAKAVHGTFSRIQFTPDLLPADVVGTLIYNMKVNDFSIKKGPIFANFVLADEINRAPAKVQSALLEAMQEKQVTIGETTFTLDKPFLVMATQNPIEQEGTYPLPEAQVDRFMLKTVIKYPQLAEEQLIIRQNLKGAYEQINPVATIDQILRAQAAVREVYMDEKIEKYILDIIFATRSPEKFGLADLKPLINFGASPRGSINLAIAAKCYAFIRRRGYVVPEDVRAVVHDVLRHRIGITYEAEAENITSEEIINKIVNVIEVP; this is encoded by the coding sequence ATGGAAAATACAAATTCGACCTTTGACATTGGGGCATTAAACGAAAAAATTGAACGGGAAAGTGCTTTTGTGGACGTGCTTTCTATGGAAATGAACAAAGTAATTGTAGGCCAGAAACACATGGTGGAACGGCTTATGATAGGGCTTTTGGGCCAAGGGCACATTCTGCTTGAAGGTGTACCAGGACTTGCAAAAACCCTCGCAATCAACACACTTGCAAAAGCAGTTCACGGCACCTTTAGCCGAATTCAGTTTACGCCAGATTTGCTTCCTGCCGATGTTGTGGGAACGCTTATTTACAATATGAAAGTAAACGATTTCAGTATAAAAAAAGGACCTATTTTCGCCAATTTCGTCCTTGCTGACGAGATTAACCGTGCTCCCGCAAAAGTACAATCCGCACTTTTAGAGGCAATGCAGGAAAAACAGGTTACCATTGGCGAAACCACTTTTACCCTCGACAAACCATTTTTGGTAATGGCAACCCAAAACCCAATTGAGCAAGAGGGAACCTACCCATTGCCAGAAGCACAGGTTGACCGTTTTATGCTAAAGACGGTTATAAAATACCCACAACTAGCTGAAGAGCAACTCATTATCCGTCAAAATTTAAAAGGCGCTTACGAACAGATTAATCCGGTTGCCACCATAGACCAAATACTGAGGGCTCAAGCTGCTGTTCGTGAGGTATATATGGATGAAAAGATTGAAAAATATATCCTCGATATCATATTCGCTACAAGAAGCCCTGAGAAGTTTGGCTTAGCAGATTTAAAACCACTTATCAATTTTGGGGCTTCCCCACGCGGAAGTATCAACCTCGCCATTGCCGCAAAATGTTACGCATTTATCCGCCGTCGCGGTTATGTAGTGCCAGAGGATGTTCGCGCTGTAGTACACGATGTACTTCGCCACAGAATTGGCATCACTTACGAAGCCGAAGCCGAAAATATTACTTCCGAGGAAATCATTAACAAGATTGTTAATGTAATTGAAGTACCGTAA
- a CDS encoding VWA domain-containing protein, which produces MYQLEQPIYFYILFAIPVIVVVFLLLLVWKRKVQKRFVDKELLKKLSPNRSLFKSVLKVLLLCLAVACLSFALVNPKIGTKLETVKREGVDIVFALDVSKSMLAEDIAPNRLEKAKQLIIQVINGLAGDRIGIIGYAGSAFPQVPITSDFSSAKLFLNGMNTDMVSSQGTAITQAIEMAQTFYDDEEQTNRVLFIISDGEDHEGNVSEYAEEAAEKGIRIFTIGVGTLEGGPIPIKENGVLQYYKRDQNNEQVITRLSEETLKEIANTANGDYIDGTNTKVVVDQVKAILNGMDKKEFEAKQFTDFKDQFQWFLAGALFLLVLDVFLLERQTAWLKKLNLFNEREKQ; this is translated from the coding sequence ATGTATCAATTAGAGCAACCCATATACTTCTACATTCTCTTCGCCATACCGGTGATTGTGGTTGTTTTTCTATTGCTTTTGGTTTGGAAAAGGAAAGTTCAAAAGCGTTTTGTTGACAAAGAACTTTTGAAAAAATTAAGCCCTAACCGTTCACTTTTCAAATCTGTTTTAAAAGTTTTGCTGCTCTGTTTGGCCGTTGCCTGTTTGAGCTTTGCATTGGTAAATCCTAAAATAGGGACCAAGCTGGAAACCGTAAAACGCGAAGGGGTGGATATTGTTTTTGCTTTAGACGTTTCAAAAAGTATGTTGGCGGAAGACATTGCGCCCAACCGTTTGGAAAAAGCAAAACAGCTTATCATTCAAGTAATCAACGGGCTTGCCGGAGATAGAATTGGTATAATTGGTTACGCTGGAAGTGCTTTCCCACAGGTTCCAATTACATCAGATTTTTCATCTGCAAAACTATTTTTGAACGGTATGAATACTGATATGGTTTCTTCTCAAGGAACCGCCATTACCCAAGCCATCGAAATGGCACAAACTTTTTATGACGATGAAGAGCAGACCAATCGCGTGCTTTTCATCATTTCAGACGGAGAGGACCACGAAGGCAATGTTTCAGAATATGCCGAAGAGGCTGCCGAAAAAGGCATCCGTATTTTTACCATTGGCGTGGGAACTTTGGAAGGTGGACCCATTCCTATCAAAGAAAATGGCGTGCTTCAATATTACAAACGCGACCAAAATAACGAGCAGGTAATCACCCGTTTAAGTGAAGAAACTCTTAAAGAGATTGCTAATACCGCTAATGGTGATTATATTGACGGCACAAACACAAAAGTGGTTGTTGACCAAGTAAAAGCCATTCTAAATGGAATGGATAAAAAGGAGTTTGAAGCTAAGCAATTTACTGATTTTAAGGACCAGTTTCAGTGGTTTTTGGCTGGGGCATTATTTTTGTTGGTTCTGGATGTATTCCTTTTGGAACGCCAAACAGCGTGGCTCAAAAAGTTGAATTTGTTTAACGAAAGGGAAAAGCAATAA
- a CDS encoding cytochrome c-type biogenesis protein, producing MIDFRQNSNYKNRNFKFQGNSYFLFSTFFFLFSFLSHAQVTSSIDSTKIKIGEEILYTINVQADSTDVVVFPEEQTFAPLEMIESYKTDTTFEASKLRLIKKYGLTQFDSGHYTIPPQRIFINNKPFLTDSIKVEVADVPVDTTKQKMFDIKPAVEVKSPPFDWLSLLYWLVPILLIVGIAIYLFRRKKRKEAAEKQLPPYEEAIVALKSLDNSQLLKENKSKEYYSSLTEIVKRYLDREVDEAALESTSDELITRLMMHKDAGNFDFDLETIRKLEAIFKRADLVKFAKMNQESGQAEVDRKTIEEIINETHEAVPEPTEEELLANQEYLEKLQKKRQRRKWILGISGVLAAVVLAGVIYGAVSGFDNLKDKVLGNDLRELTEGRWIKSEYGNPAVILETPEVLVRAEAPITNADKSAVIGKDFFTYGEMNSPLYIMVSTTQFSQKQDIALETALDAVLDDLEQSGAKNMIVKRDDFETEKGIKGLKAYGEFNVQVSENKVLKQKSTYELLLFAQQNGLQEVLIVYQDDGKYAEEILKRIEASIELEISEKDGQ from the coding sequence ATGATAGACTTTAGACAAAATAGTAATTACAAAAACCGAAATTTTAAATTTCAAGGAAACAGCTATTTTCTTTTTTCTACATTCTTTTTTCTCTTTTCCTTCTTATCCCATGCTCAAGTAACCTCATCCATCGATTCCACAAAAATTAAGATTGGCGAGGAAATACTTTACACCATAAACGTACAGGCAGACTCAACCGATGTTGTGGTCTTTCCAGAAGAGCAAACGTTTGCACCTTTGGAAATGATTGAATCCTATAAAACGGACACTACTTTTGAAGCTTCAAAACTACGCCTAATCAAAAAATATGGGTTAACGCAATTTGACAGCGGCCATTACACCATTCCCCCGCAGCGCATTTTCATCAACAACAAACCATTTTTGACCGATTCCATAAAGGTGGAAGTGGCTGATGTTCCCGTTGATACGACCAAACAAAAAATGTTCGACATAAAACCAGCGGTGGAAGTGAAAAGCCCGCCGTTTGATTGGTTGTCGCTTTTGTATTGGTTGGTTCCTATTTTACTGATTGTTGGGATTGCCATTTATCTCTTCCGAAGAAAAAAACGAAAAGAAGCCGCCGAAAAGCAATTGCCGCCCTATGAAGAAGCAATCGTCGCATTAAAATCTTTGGACAACAGCCAACTTCTAAAAGAAAACAAAAGCAAGGAATATTACAGCAGCCTCACCGAAATCGTAAAACGATATTTAGACCGCGAAGTTGATGAAGCCGCTTTGGAAAGCACCAGCGATGAGCTTATCACACGCCTGATGATGCACAAAGACGCGGGGAATTTCGACTTTGATTTAGAAACCATCCGCAAGCTGGAGGCAATTTTTAAACGTGCCGATTTGGTGAAATTTGCCAAAATGAACCAAGAGTCCGGGCAAGCCGAAGTGGATAGAAAAACAATTGAGGAAATCATCAACGAAACCCACGAAGCCGTTCCCGAGCCTACTGAAGAAGAGCTTTTGGCCAATCAGGAATACCTTGAAAAACTTCAGAAAAAACGCCAGCGCAGAAAGTGGATTTTGGGAATATCGGGCGTTCTCGCAGCAGTGGTTTTGGCAGGGGTTATTTACGGAGCCGTTTCGGGTTTCGATAATTTAAAAGATAAGGTTTTGGGCAATGACCTCCGCGAGCTCACCGAAGGCAGATGGATAAAGAGCGAATACGGCAATCCGGCAGTAATTTTGGAAACGCCAGAAGTACTTGTTCGCGCAGAAGCACCGATAACCAATGCCGATAAAAGTGCGGTGATTGGCAAAGACTTTTTCACCTATGGCGAAATGAATTCCCCGCTTTACATTATGGTTTCTACGACGCAATTCAGCCAAAAACAGGACATTGCCTTGGAAACGGCACTAGATGCAGTTTTGGACGACCTGGAACAGAGTGGCGCCAAAAATATGATCGTAAAACGCGATGATTTTGAAACCGAAAAAGGCATAAAAGGTTTAAAAGCCTACGGCGAATTCAATGTGCAGGTTTCAGAAAACAAAGTATTGAAGCAGAAAAGCACCTACGAATTGTTACTTTTCGCACAGCAAAATGGCTTGCAGGAAGTGTTGATTGTGTATCAGGACGATGGAAAATACGCCGAAGAAATATTAAAACGAATTGAAGCTTCCATAGAGCTTGAAATTTCAGAGAAAGATGGGCAGTAA
- a CDS encoding SulP family inorganic anion transporter: MFKYLNKDLPASLVVFFVALPLCLGIALASGAPLFSGLIAGIIGGIVVGSLSGSKVGVSGPAAGLAAIVLTAIGTLGGYENFLVAVVLGGIIQLVFGILKAGIIGYYFPSSVIKGMLTGIGIIIILKQIPNFFGYDEESAWDLEFFEINGGNTFSEIFSIIGNVTPGAALIGIISLMLLIFWEKVLSKKSKIFKIIQGPFVVVVLGIVFYLLTLGNNYLSLGGKHLVEVPVPQDITSFLGQFSFPNFAAITNLEVWVVAFTLALVASLETLLCVEASDKIDPDKNVTPTNRELLAQGTGNIISGLIGGLPITQVIVRSSANVQSGGKTKLSTILHGFFLLISVILIPRLLNMIPLSVLAAILLIVGYKLAKPSLFKIMYNLGWKQWVPFIVTVLGIVFTDLLVGIGLGLGVGIVVIVIKSYQNSHFLHIEDKSNGKHKIKMTLAEEVTFINKGAILKELDRLPRNTYLELDVTKTRFLDYDIIEILDDFAFKAKERDIDIKLISERGVFENPESFIEFFKLRPKTA, from the coding sequence ATGTTTAAATATTTGAATAAAGATTTACCGGCCAGTCTGGTGGTCTTTTTTGTTGCACTCCCGCTATGTTTGGGAATTGCATTAGCAAGTGGCGCTCCACTATTTTCAGGACTTATTGCCGGAATAATTGGGGGTATCGTTGTGGGCTCTTTGAGTGGCTCTAAAGTTGGTGTAAGTGGACCAGCTGCAGGATTGGCCGCAATTGTTTTAACGGCCATTGGAACCTTGGGCGGCTATGAAAATTTTCTTGTTGCCGTTGTGCTAGGGGGTATTATTCAATTAGTTTTCGGCATTTTAAAAGCCGGTATCATTGGCTATTATTTTCCTTCATCTGTTATAAAAGGAATGCTTACTGGTATTGGGATTATTATTATTTTAAAGCAAATCCCCAACTTTTTTGGCTATGATGAAGAATCAGCGTGGGATCTTGAATTTTTTGAGATCAATGGCGGCAATACATTTTCAGAAATATTTTCTATCATCGGAAATGTTACGCCAGGTGCGGCTTTAATCGGTATTATTAGCTTGATGCTATTGATATTTTGGGAAAAGGTATTAAGTAAAAAAAGTAAGATCTTTAAGATTATTCAAGGTCCTTTTGTGGTTGTAGTTTTAGGCATCGTCTTTTACTTACTTACGCTAGGAAATAATTATCTTTCCCTTGGGGGCAAACATTTGGTTGAAGTTCCAGTTCCACAAGATATCACTTCATTTTTGGGGCAATTCAGCTTTCCAAATTTTGCAGCTATAACCAATCTAGAGGTTTGGGTCGTGGCTTTTACCCTTGCGCTGGTGGCCAGTTTGGAAACACTTTTGTGCGTGGAAGCTTCCGATAAAATTGACCCCGATAAAAATGTAACACCCACCAATAGGGAGTTATTGGCTCAAGGAACCGGAAACATAATTTCTGGATTAATAGGTGGCTTGCCCATTACACAAGTTATTGTTAGAAGTTCCGCAAACGTACAATCTGGCGGAAAGACTAAGTTATCCACTATTTTGCATGGATTTTTTCTATTAATATCGGTAATTCTCATTCCGCGTTTGCTCAATATGATTCCGCTGTCTGTATTGGCGGCAATATTATTAATAGTGGGATACAAGTTGGCAAAACCGTCCTTATTCAAAATAATGTACAATCTTGGTTGGAAACAGTGGGTCCCGTTTATAGTAACGGTACTTGGAATTGTTTTTACCGATTTGTTGGTAGGCATTGGCTTAGGATTAGGAGTCGGCATTGTTGTTATTGTAATCAAAAGTTATCAAAACTCACACTTTCTTCATATTGAAGATAAAAGCAATGGAAAACATAAAATTAAAATGACCCTTGCAGAAGAAGTTACATTTATTAATAAAGGTGCTATTTTGAAGGAATTGGATAGATTGCCAAGAAATACCTATTTAGAATTAGATGTTACCAAAACAAGATTTTTGGATTATGATATTATTGAAATATTGGACGATTTCGCATTTAAAGCCAAAGAGCGAGACATTGATATTAAATTAATTTCTGAACGGGGAGTCTTTGAAAACCCTGAAAGCTTTATAGAATTTTTCAAATTAAGACCTAAAACGGCATAA
- a CDS encoding tetratricopeptide repeat protein, whose translation MMFVDRMFFQNKSARRIAMVLCAAIFSLNLFAQPQNKEQEKELKAAQNYLSEAQQALQKDKFPVAEADYRKAISLNPQSETAKYNLGTAYYGKEKNAEAMLRFKQAATTATTKPEKHKAFHNLGNTYMNEKKYTEAVEAYKNALRNNPNDDETRYNLALAKDMLEKNPPPPQDDNKDDKEQNKDNQDQDKKDQQNQDNKNNEGDKGDEKDEKDKGDQNEDKKEGDEDKDQGKPDKPKDEEGDKPQQQQPVPGQLSPQQVKSLLEAMNNEEKKTQDKINAEKQKGAKVRTDKDW comes from the coding sequence ATGATGTTTGTAGATAGAATGTTTTTTCAGAATAAAAGTGCGCGAAGAATTGCAATGGTCCTTTGTGCTGCCATTTTCTCATTGAATTTATTTGCACAGCCTCAAAATAAGGAACAAGAAAAAGAACTGAAGGCTGCCCAGAATTATTTAAGTGAAGCCCAGCAAGCGCTTCAAAAGGATAAATTTCCTGTTGCCGAGGCAGATTACAGAAAAGCCATTTCGCTCAACCCACAAAGCGAAACCGCAAAATACAATCTGGGAACTGCTTATTACGGAAAAGAAAAAAATGCCGAGGCTATGCTTCGTTTTAAACAAGCCGCCACCACTGCAACTACAAAGCCTGAAAAGCACAAAGCTTTCCACAATTTAGGAAATACGTATATGAATGAGAAAAAATATACCGAAGCTGTGGAAGCTTATAAAAATGCGCTTCGCAACAACCCCAACGATGACGAAACGCGGTATAATTTAGCATTGGCGAAGGATATGTTAGAAAAAAATCCGCCACCACCCCAAGACGATAATAAGGACGATAAAGAGCAAAACAAGGATAACCAAGACCAGGATAAAAAAGACCAACAAAACCAAGACAATAAAAATAACGAGGGCGACAAAGGCGACGAGAAAGACGAAAAGGACAAGGGTGACCAAAACGAAGATAAGAAAGAAGGCGATGAAGACAAGGACCAAGGCAAGCCCGACAAGCCAAAAGATGAGGAGGGCGACAAGCCTCAACAACAGCAACCAGTGCCCGGACAACTTTCCCCCCAGCAAGTTAAAAGTCTTTTGGAAGCAATGAACAACGAAGAGAAAAAAACACAGGATAAGATAAATGCCGAAAAACAAAAAGGCGCAAAAGTGAGAACGGATAAAGATTGGTAG
- a CDS encoding DUF58 domain-containing protein, with amino-acid sequence MDTKELLKKVRKIEIKTRRLSDHVFGGEYHSTFKGRGMTFSEVRQYQFGDDVRNIDWNVTARYNEPFVKVFEEERELTLMLMVDISGSEFFGTQEQFKNEIITEIAATLAFSAMQNNDKTGLILFSDEIELYIPPKKGKSHVLRIIRELIEFKPKSNKTDIANALKFLSSVMKKKAIVFVLSDFIADNYRDTLKIAAKKHDVTGIRIYDKAEENIPNLGMVQMQDQETGELLLVNTGSKSVRNQYYSYHRERVDYFTESFTKSGAGALSTRVDESYVKKLLGYFKRR; translated from the coding sequence ATGGATACAAAGGAACTTCTTAAAAAAGTACGTAAAATCGAGATCAAAACACGTCGGTTGAGCGATCACGTGTTTGGTGGCGAATATCACAGTACTTTTAAGGGACGCGGGATGACGTTCAGCGAAGTACGCCAATATCAATTTGGCGACGATGTGCGTAATATTGACTGGAACGTTACCGCACGCTACAACGAACCCTTTGTAAAAGTTTTTGAGGAAGAGCGCGAGCTTACGTTGATGTTGATGGTAGATATCAGCGGTTCCGAGTTCTTTGGAACGCAGGAACAGTTCAAAAATGAAATTATTACTGAAATTGCCGCCACACTAGCTTTTTCAGCAATGCAGAACAACGACAAAACGGGACTGATTCTTTTTTCAGATGAAATAGAACTTTACATTCCCCCGAAAAAAGGCAAGTCGCACGTGCTTAGGATTATTCGCGAATTAATTGAGTTTAAACCCAAAAGCAACAAAACCGATATCGCCAACGCCTTAAAATTTTTAAGCAGTGTAATGAAGAAGAAAGCCATTGTTTTTGTGCTTTCAGATTTTATTGCAGATAATTACCGCGACACTTTAAAAATCGCCGCCAAAAAGCACGATGTTACGGGAATCAGAATTTACGACAAAGCCGAGGAAAACATACCAAATCTGGGAATGGTGCAAATGCAAGACCAAGAGACCGGAGAACTTTTACTGGTAAACACAGGGTCAAAAAGTGTGCGCAACCAATATTACAGTTACCATCGCGAAAGGGTGGATTATTTCACCGAATCGTTTACAAAAAGTGGCGCAGGCGCTTTGAGTACAAGGGTTGACGAAAGTTATGTAAAAAAATTGTTGGGGTATTTTAAGAGACGTTAG
- a CDS encoding BatD family protein gives MKMKSILFLLGFVLCSITVTAQVQFDAKVSKKKLGINERLRIDFEMNQDGDNFRPPSFDGFRVVGGPNQSISNSWINGKRSFSKTYSYFLSPQTRGKITIAQATIEIEGETYKTLPVEVEVTAAVEVPKDGNNADYVASENVHLVAEVSNSNPYLNEALTVTYKLYVSHDVSITSQWREIDTPKYADFWSQNIDNQNNFKVYEGKYNGENYRYVVLRTTVLYPQKTGELEIEPLTLDIPIDVQGNRRDIFGRRLMERVNKTISAGKRTINVKPLPLEGKPDGFNGAVGDFTFDVNTNKTQLNANESLQLDVKVSGKGNLKLFTLPTVKLPNTLEVYEPEHSESVNTSIGGMSGSVMDSYTVVPQFKGTYPVNPITFSFFDPKTEKYRTITSKEFTIEVENGPISSATANTNSNDAKKQVVLSKDNFKYIKLDANLEPIAQKSFFKSPLFWSLLGGPFLLIPLFILAGKKRKERLNDVEGNKLRRANKLAKKYLSEAKRNIQNPAAFYEALERALHNYLKAKLNIETSEMEKGLISKMLLERNVEAPTVERFISLLKSCEFARYASSSTASVQQDYSKAVEVISNIDKQIQ, from the coding sequence ATGAAGATGAAGAGTATTTTATTCCTTTTAGGATTTGTACTGTGCAGTATCACGGTTACGGCACAGGTTCAGTTTGATGCCAAGGTTAGCAAAAAAAAACTTGGAATAAACGAGCGTTTACGAATAGATTTTGAAATGAACCAAGATGGCGATAATTTTAGACCGCCAAGTTTTGATGGTTTCCGCGTAGTTGGTGGGCCCAACCAATCCATTAGCAATTCTTGGATAAATGGCAAGCGAAGTTTTTCAAAAACATATTCTTATTTTTTGTCTCCGCAAACCCGCGGAAAAATTACCATTGCACAAGCAACCATTGAAATAGAAGGCGAAACCTATAAAACCCTTCCTGTTGAAGTGGAAGTGACTGCCGCTGTGGAAGTGCCAAAAGACGGTAACAATGCCGATTATGTAGCCAGTGAGAATGTACATTTGGTTGCGGAAGTTTCAAATTCCAATCCATACTTAAATGAAGCACTTACTGTTACCTACAAACTTTATGTTTCGCACGATGTAAGTATTACCAGTCAATGGCGTGAGATTGACACCCCAAAATACGCCGATTTCTGGAGCCAGAATATTGACAATCAAAACAATTTTAAGGTTTATGAAGGCAAGTACAATGGCGAGAATTATCGATACGTTGTGTTAAGAACTACGGTACTTTATCCACAGAAAACAGGCGAGTTGGAAATAGAACCACTTACGCTGGATATTCCCATTGACGTACAGGGGAACCGCCGCGACATCTTTGGCCGCAGGCTGATGGAACGTGTAAATAAAACCATTTCGGCAGGAAAACGTACCATTAATGTGAAACCGCTTCCCCTAGAAGGCAAGCCGGATGGTTTCAACGGTGCCGTGGGCGATTTCACTTTTGATGTAAACACCAATAAAACCCAACTAAACGCTAACGAATCACTTCAATTGGACGTGAAAGTTTCGGGTAAAGGCAATTTAAAATTGTTCACCCTTCCCACGGTAAAACTTCCCAATACCTTAGAAGTTTATGAGCCCGAACACAGCGAAAGCGTAAACACAAGCATCGGCGGAATGTCTGGCTCCGTTATGGATTCTTATACTGTGGTTCCTCAATTCAAGGGAACCTATCCTGTGAACCCCATTACCTTTTCTTTTTTTGATCCGAAGACCGAAAAATATAGAACCATTACTTCAAAAGAATTTACCATTGAAGTGGAAAATGGGCCAATAAGTTCGGCTACTGCCAATACCAATTCCAACGATGCGAAAAAGCAAGTTGTACTTTCAAAGGACAATTTCAAATACATAAAATTAGATGCCAACCTAGAGCCGATTGCACAGAAAAGTTTTTTTAAATCACCACTGTTTTGGTCGCTTTTGGGCGGGCCGTTCTTGCTGATTCCCCTATTCATCCTTGCAGGTAAAAAACGTAAAGAGCGCTTAAATGATGTGGAAGGAAACAAATTGCGCCGCGCGAACAAACTTGCCAAAAAATACCTTTCGGAAGCAAAACGGAACATTCAAAACCCAGCTGCTTTTTATGAAGCATTGGAGCGGGCGCTTCACAATTATCTAAAAGCGAAGTTGAATATAGAAACTTCGGAAATGGAAAAGGGTCTTATTTCCAAAATGCTGCTTGAAAGAAATGTGGAAGCACCTACGGTGGAAAGGTTTATTAGTTTGTTGAAAAGCTGCGAATTTGCCCGATATGCTTCGTCTTCCACGGCATCCGTACAACAGGATTACAGCAAGGCGGTGGAAGTGATTTCAAACATTGATAAACAAATACAGTAA